In Candidatus Nitrosarchaeum limnium SFB1, the following proteins share a genomic window:
- a CDS encoding hypothetical protein (hypothetical protein Nmar_0098) produces MKIALDVDGVLADVIDSWLLYNNKIRSNISKDEITDWDFWKKFKINRFDFYEELTFCWKDWNSIPPTENNLSATTQNLSNLGQVDIVTARELSTDSFVKNWLKLHDISYHNYVSVIDGPMKADLDYDVFIDDSPLNAMKFLQHKKKVLLYSQPWNQHISDTSIQRISTLSEAVETLKF; encoded by the coding sequence TTGAAAATTGCTCTAGATGTTGATGGCGTATTAGCTGATGTAATTGATTCATGGCTACTTTATAATAATAAAATCAGATCAAATATCTCCAAAGATGAAATTACTGATTGGGATTTTTGGAAAAAATTTAAAATTAATAGATTTGATTTTTATGAGGAATTAACTTTCTGTTGGAAAGATTGGAACTCTATTCCTCCTACAGAAAATAATCTTTCTGCTACAACACAAAATCTTTCAAATCTTGGACAAGTTGATATTGTAACAGCTAGGGAACTTTCTACTGATTCTTTTGTAAAAAATTGGCTCAAATTACACGACATATCTTATCACAATTATGTTTCAGTAATTGATGGCCCGATGAAAGCAGATCTGGATTATGATGTTTTTATTGATGACTCTCCACTGAATGCAATGAAATTCTTACAACATAAAAAAAAGGTACTTCTTTATTCGCAACCGTGGAATCAACACATTTCAGATACAAGCATTCAAAGAATTTCTACTTTGTCTGAAGCTGTTGAAACATTAAAATTTTAA
- a CDS encoding hypothetical protein (hypothetical protein Nmar_0104) gives MEGMISFGNKKSYNDFKKQIPEKVQPLFDSIREFCLSLGENVVEDVRMHRVVFGKSLTFRWFADIEPEKEGIIIKIQKSRKENPQILQIKTEQDITEIKEIIKNAFQIIN, from the coding sequence ATGGAAGGGATGATTTCTTTTGGAAATAAGAAAAGTTATAATGATTTTAAAAAACAAATCCCAGAAAAAGTCCAGCCATTGTTTGATTCTATCAGAGAATTTTGTCTATCATTGGGTGAGAATGTAGTTGAAGATGTAAGAATGCACCGAGTAGTTTTTGGAAAATCTTTGACGTTTAGATGGTTTGCAGATATAGAACCAGAAAAAGAAGGCATTATCATTAAAATTCAAAAAAGCAGAAAAGAAAACCCTCAAATTTTACAAATCAAAACAGAACAAGACATAACAGAGATAAAAGAAATTATAAAAAATGCATTTCAAATAATTAATTAA
- a CDS encoding acylphosphatase, translated as MPKQRIRIFVTGKVQGVFFRQALKVMAKKNNVCGWVKNLKDGRVEAVLEGDEEKVSRLVEWSHGGPANARVEDVEIRNEKYTGEFSKFDVLY; from the coding sequence ATGCCAAAACAGAGAATCAGAATTTTTGTAACGGGAAAAGTGCAAGGAGTATTTTTCCGCCAGGCTCTAAAAGTAATGGCAAAAAAAAATAATGTTTGTGGCTGGGTAAAAAATCTCAAGGACGGGAGAGTTGAAGCTGTTCTCGAAGGAGATGAAGAAAAAGTAAGCAGATTAGTTGAATGGTCTCATGGAGGGCCAGCCAATGCAAGAGTAGAGGATGTAGAAATTAGAAATGAGAAATATACTGGAGAATTTTCAAAATTTGATGTATTGTATTAA
- a CDS encoding chaperone protein DnaJ → MAAKRDYYEVLGVSKTSGSDEIKAQYRKLALKFHPDRNKSAEAGEHFKEISEAYAVLSDPEKRKIYDQHGHAGVDGRYSNEDIFQGARGDFSDLFGRGGGFDSIFESIFGRTSGSNYRQQRGSDILYETLVTLEEVLHGKKMEINLQKEILCEICHGSGCKPGTNKNTCSTCNGQGQVRKSRSMGFASFVTVEPCSTCRGEGSIIQTPCSECKGNGKKKGTKKISFDIPSGVETGDYTVPEEGNEMPGGINGDLIVRVRVQPHPKFKRDGMDIFYDQDVSMVDAALGREIIVPTLDGTEKIKVESGSQPNTIIKLKGKGVPRMNSKNRGDQFVRLVVNIPKKLNKHQKSLLEEFEKSSE, encoded by the coding sequence ATGGCAGCAAAACGAGATTATTATGAAGTTTTAGGAGTTTCAAAAACATCTGGCTCTGATGAAATAAAAGCTCAATATAGAAAATTAGCATTGAAATTTCACCCTGATAGAAATAAGTCTGCTGAAGCAGGAGAACACTTCAAAGAAATTTCTGAGGCGTATGCCGTTCTTTCTGATCCTGAAAAAAGAAAAATCTATGATCAACACGGTCATGCTGGTGTAGATGGGAGATATAGCAATGAAGATATTTTTCAAGGTGCGCGAGGTGACTTTAGCGATTTATTTGGAAGAGGTGGTGGCTTTGATTCTATTTTTGAATCTATTTTTGGTAGAACCAGCGGTTCTAACTATAGACAACAAAGAGGCTCTGATATCCTTTATGAAACCCTAGTGACTCTTGAAGAAGTTCTTCATGGTAAAAAAATGGAGATTAATCTTCAAAAAGAAATTCTATGTGAAATATGTCACGGCTCTGGATGTAAACCTGGCACAAACAAAAATACCTGTTCGACATGTAATGGTCAAGGTCAAGTTCGTAAAAGTAGAAGCATGGGATTTGCTTCTTTTGTTACCGTAGAGCCATGTTCAACATGTAGGGGAGAAGGTTCAATCATACAAACACCGTGTAGTGAATGTAAAGGAAATGGAAAGAAAAAAGGCACCAAAAAAATATCGTTTGATATTCCAAGTGGTGTAGAAACTGGTGATTATACAGTTCCAGAAGAAGGAAATGAAATGCCAGGAGGAATTAATGGGGATCTAATTGTTAGAGTTAGAGTTCAACCACACCCTAAATTCAAGAGAGATGGAATGGATATATTTTATGATCAGGATGTATCTATGGTTGATGCAGCTTTAGGTCGTGAAATCATAGTTCCCACATTAGATGGAACTGAAAAAATAAAGGTTGAATCAGGAAGCCAACCTAACACAATAATAAAATTAAAAGGTAAAGGTGTACCGCGAATGAATTCTAAAAATAGGGGAGATCAATTTGTTAGACTTGTTGTTAATATTCCAAAAAAACTCAACAAACACCAAAAATCTCTCTTAGAAGAATTTGAAAAGTCTAGTGAGTAA
- a CDS encoding glutamyl-tRNA(Gln) amidotransferase subunit D translates to MSEFRGYTGKSLEFLKTNKIIVGDTVKILSDLTYFGIIMPRYEHSDDKHLVLKLKSGYNIGLEMEAIKKIEKIQSSEKKIEVKESIEKNPNLPKILLLSTGGTIASKVDYRTGAVTPVLTADELNSSVPELAKIANVDAEVLFSEYSENIMPEHWLKIAEKLKEFSTSNYVGIIIAHGTDTMHYTSSFLSFALAGFPIPIALVGSQRSSDRASSDAALNLIGATKFLVGCKTNGVYIVMHQDGNDETVACHLGTRVRKNHTSKRGAFQTIGDNPAFIIANDQIQRNKKEDFFKVKDFQPKIKINTKVALVKYHPGYDPNLLEKIIEMNYNGIIFEGTGLGHIGKTMYENVQKAKEKGVFLGMTSQCIDGRVSMTVYESGRDLLNLGIIPLENMIPEVALVKAMWALGNSKTLEEVKQIMLQNIASEISY, encoded by the coding sequence ATGTCAGAATTTAGAGGATATACAGGCAAGTCATTAGAATTTTTAAAAACAAATAAAATCATTGTTGGTGATACAGTAAAAATTCTTTCAGATTTGACTTATTTTGGAATAATTATGCCAAGATACGAACATAGTGATGATAAACATCTTGTTCTGAAATTAAAAAGTGGATATAATATTGGATTAGAGATGGAGGCCATTAAAAAAATAGAGAAAATTCAAAGTTCTGAAAAAAAAATCGAAGTAAAAGAGAGTATAGAAAAAAATCCAAATTTACCAAAAATCCTATTATTATCAACTGGCGGAACTATTGCAAGTAAAGTAGATTACAGAACGGGTGCAGTGACTCCGGTTTTAACTGCAGATGAATTAAATTCATCCGTTCCAGAACTTGCTAAAATTGCAAATGTAGATGCCGAGGTATTATTTTCAGAATATTCAGAAAACATCATGCCAGAACATTGGTTAAAAATTGCGGAGAAATTAAAAGAGTTTTCTACTTCAAACTATGTAGGAATAATTATAGCACATGGAACAGATACAATGCATTATACATCATCGTTTCTATCATTTGCTCTTGCTGGATTTCCAATTCCAATTGCATTAGTAGGTTCACAGAGATCTTCTGATCGTGCTTCTTCAGATGCAGCATTGAATTTAATTGGAGCAACAAAATTTCTTGTAGGTTGTAAAACAAATGGAGTGTATATTGTGATGCATCAAGATGGAAATGATGAGACGGTTGCATGTCATTTAGGAACAAGAGTAAGAAAGAATCACACTAGTAAGAGAGGTGCATTTCAAACTATTGGAGATAATCCAGCATTTATTATTGCAAATGATCAAATTCAAAGAAATAAAAAAGAAGATTTTTTCAAAGTAAAAGATTTCCAACCGAAAATTAAAATTAACACTAAAGTTGCACTAGTAAAATATCATCCAGGATATGATCCAAATCTTTTGGAAAAAATCATTGAGATGAATTATAATGGAATAATTTTTGAAGGTACTGGTTTAGGGCATATTGGAAAAACAATGTATGAAAATGTACAGAAAGCCAAAGAAAAAGGAGTATTCTTAGGCATGACATCACAGTGTATAGACGGCAGAGTGAGCATGACAGTATATGAAAGCGGTCGAGATTTACTTAATTTAGGAATAATTCCATTGGAAAACATGATTCCAGAAGTGGCACTAGTCAAAGCCATGTGGGCTTTAGGTAATTCAAAAACACTTGAAGAGGTCAAACAAATAATGCTTCAAAACATTGCTTCTGAAATATCATATTAA
- a CDS encoding AAA family ATPase, CDC48 subfamily protein → MSQNALSLKVLEAYTRDVGRGVARIDYDSMDTLNASTGDVIEIKGKRRTVAKCLPLYPSDEGKGIIRIDGLGRNNSGIAIGDTITVRKIKAVAAEKVVVAPLEAIPPIDERYLADALESVPLIKGDNVMVPYFGGRLTFQVIGVTPAADAVLVTQKTVFHIAEKGETLRGVPQVTYEDIGGLTDEIKKVREMIELPLRHPEIFEKLGIEAPKGVLLYGPPGTGKTLLAKAVANESQAHFISISGPEIMSKFYGESEARLREIFKEAREKAPSIIFVDEIDSIAPKREEVTGEVERRVVSQMLSLMDGLEARGKVIVIAATNRPNAIDPALRRPGRFDREIEIKVPDKKGRKDILAIHSRNMPLSDDVNVEKISSVSHGYVGADLEYLCKEAAMKCLRRLLPELNMEEEKLPPETLDKLIVNNEDFQKALIEVTPSGMREVFIENPDVKWEEVGGLEDVKRELQEAVEWPMKYPGLYDKLGHKMPRGILLHGPSGTGKTLLAKAVATQSEANFVSVRGPELLSKWVGESERGIREIFRRARQASPCVVFFDEIDSIAPIRGAGGETAVTERVVSQLLTELDGMENMHGVVVLAATNRPDMIDPALLRPGRFDKIIQIPLPDKESRKMILRINAEKIPINNTPSDPQHVDIDKIAELTDGLSGADTAAIANTAVSLVIHEFLDAHPDVKDIEKSSADAKVTMKHFEAAVKKVREQKNLKIGEKLVASYYR, encoded by the coding sequence ATGAGCCAGAATGCACTTTCTCTAAAAGTTCTTGAAGCATATACACGAGATGTTGGCCGTGGAGTTGCCAGAATTGATTACGACTCTATGGATACACTAAATGCATCAACTGGTGATGTTATTGAGATTAAAGGTAAAAGAAGAACAGTTGCAAAATGTCTTCCACTTTATCCATCAGATGAAGGAAAAGGAATTATCAGAATTGACGGATTAGGTCGTAATAATTCAGGTATTGCAATAGGCGACACAATTACTGTAAGAAAAATCAAAGCAGTTGCAGCTGAAAAAGTAGTAGTAGCCCCACTAGAGGCAATTCCTCCAATTGATGAACGTTATCTTGCAGATGCTCTAGAAAGTGTTCCTTTGATTAAAGGAGATAATGTGATGGTTCCATATTTTGGCGGTCGTTTAACTTTTCAAGTAATAGGAGTAACACCAGCTGCAGATGCGGTGTTAGTTACTCAAAAAACGGTTTTCCATATTGCAGAGAAAGGTGAAACATTACGCGGTGTACCTCAAGTAACTTACGAGGACATTGGTGGTTTAACTGATGAAATTAAAAAAGTAAGAGAAATGATAGAGTTACCACTAAGACATCCTGAAATTTTTGAGAAATTAGGAATTGAAGCTCCAAAAGGAGTGTTGTTGTATGGTCCACCTGGAACAGGAAAGACATTACTTGCAAAAGCAGTTGCAAATGAAAGTCAAGCTCATTTCATTAGTATCTCTGGACCAGAAATCATGAGTAAGTTTTATGGTGAAAGTGAAGCAAGATTAAGAGAAATTTTCAAAGAAGCAAGAGAAAAAGCACCTTCAATTATTTTTGTAGATGAAATCGATTCTATTGCACCAAAGAGAGAAGAAGTAACTGGAGAAGTGGAAAGAAGAGTAGTGTCACAAATGTTATCATTAATGGACGGGTTGGAAGCTAGAGGAAAAGTTATCGTTATTGCAGCAACCAATAGACCAAATGCAATAGATCCAGCACTTAGAAGACCAGGTAGATTTGATAGAGAAATTGAAATCAAAGTTCCAGACAAAAAAGGCAGAAAAGACATTCTTGCTATTCACAGTAGAAACATGCCTTTATCAGATGATGTAAACGTTGAAAAAATATCTAGTGTCAGCCACGGATATGTGGGAGCAGATTTAGAATATCTTTGTAAAGAAGCTGCAATGAAGTGCTTGAGAAGATTACTTCCTGAGTTAAACATGGAAGAGGAAAAACTTCCTCCAGAAACTTTGGATAAATTAATTGTAAATAATGAAGATTTCCAAAAAGCATTGATTGAAGTTACACCATCTGGAATGAGAGAAGTATTCATTGAAAATCCAGATGTAAAATGGGAAGAAGTTGGAGGTTTGGAAGATGTAAAACGTGAACTTCAAGAAGCAGTTGAATGGCCAATGAAATATCCAGGATTATACGATAAACTAGGACATAAAATGCCAAGAGGTATTTTACTACACGGTCCAAGTGGTACTGGTAAAACACTGTTAGCTAAAGCAGTTGCAACTCAAAGTGAAGCAAATTTTGTTTCTGTAAGAGGTCCTGAATTACTATCAAAATGGGTTGGAGAATCAGAAAGAGGAATTAGAGAAATATTCAGAAGAGCTAGACAAGCTTCTCCATGTGTAGTATTCTTCGATGAGATTGATTCAATAGCACCAATTAGAGGAGCAGGTGGAGAAACAGCTGTTACAGAAAGAGTGGTGAGTCAATTACTTACTGAATTAGACGGTATGGAAAACATGCACGGTGTTGTTGTTTTAGCAGCTACTAATAGACCAGATATGATCGATCCAGCATTACTAAGACCAGGCAGATTTGATAAAATTATCCAAATACCATTACCTGATAAAGAAAGTAGAAAGATGATTTTGAGAATTAATGCAGAAAAAATACCAATAAATAACACACCAAGTGATCCACAACACGTAGACATTGATAAAATTGCTGAGTTAACAGATGGATTAAGTGGAGCAGATACTGCTGCAATTGCAAACACTGCAGTGTCACTTGTTATTCACGAGTTCTTAGATGCACATCCAGATGTCAAAGATATTGAGAAAAGTTCCGCAGATGCTAAAGTAACTATGAAACACTTTGAAGCAGCTGTAAAGAAAGTAAGAGAGCAAAAGAACCTCAAGATTGGAGAAAAACTAGTAGCTTCCTATTACAGGTAG
- a CDS encoding peptidase M50, producing MDLNFITQNSIIYVLIAWVIILGVAKGLKLEKHGFELKIYSLVYKNQQVQSALTKVLGRTRRGIKVFADVSVVAGFLMMGFAFWFLISNVSKFFVAPSEFSQLTVLIPGITLTSSSSILYFLLSIPIVLVIHEGAHGIVATLEKIKIKTGGFAIFIAMFAGFVEPDEEEFNKAKKISKLRVIGAGATSNVIFAFALGLILLTNPFFAMIVPEPLLSVFYDLPDGVTVLSIIPDSGAEKAGLLANDIITSINGVQILSPLDFQKTDLIPGNIAQVSILRDGQTLQFPVEIIPSPDDPQKGLIGIIRDNSFAYKPVLNFIEWKDPGVSMFLLWLWMISFFIGIINMLPLPILDGGKFIHTIIDKKISDKAVNITMWGIYAFTFGLFGLNIALSYMKSGWFTI from the coding sequence TTGGACCTTAATTTTATTACTCAAAATTCGATAATCTATGTTCTAATTGCATGGGTGATAATTTTGGGAGTTGCAAAGGGATTAAAATTAGAAAAACATGGATTTGAGTTAAAAATTTACAGTCTCGTATACAAAAATCAACAAGTACAATCGGCTTTAACAAAAGTGCTAGGACGAACTAGACGAGGCATCAAAGTTTTTGCCGATGTAAGTGTAGTTGCAGGTTTTCTAATGATGGGGTTTGCTTTTTGGTTTTTGATATCAAATGTATCTAAATTCTTTGTAGCACCATCTGAATTCTCACAACTAACAGTGTTAATTCCAGGTATTACTTTGACTTCATCATCATCGATTCTATACTTTTTACTATCAATACCAATTGTTTTAGTAATTCATGAAGGTGCACATGGAATTGTTGCAACACTAGAAAAAATTAAGATCAAAACAGGTGGATTTGCAATATTTATTGCAATGTTTGCAGGATTTGTAGAACCAGATGAAGAAGAATTTAACAAGGCAAAAAAGATTTCAAAGTTAAGAGTTATTGGAGCAGGAGCAACTTCGAATGTAATTTTTGCATTTGCTTTAGGACTGATACTGTTGACAAATCCTTTCTTTGCAATGATCGTACCTGAACCGTTACTTAGTGTATTTTATGATTTACCAGATGGAGTAACTGTGCTTTCAATAATTCCAGATTCTGGAGCAGAAAAAGCTGGATTACTTGCAAATGACATCATTACCTCAATTAATGGAGTTCAAATACTAAGCCCGTTAGATTTTCAAAAGACAGATCTAATTCCTGGTAATATTGCTCAAGTTTCAATACTTAGAGATGGACAAACATTACAATTTCCAGTCGAAATAATACCATCACCTGATGATCCTCAAAAAGGATTAATTGGAATAATAAGAGACAACTCATTTGCATACAAACCGGTCTTAAATTTTATTGAGTGGAAAGATCCTGGAGTTTCAATGTTTTTGTTATGGTTATGGATGATCTCATTTTTTATTGGAATAATCAATATGCTGCCACTCCCAATTTTAGATGGTGGGAAATTCATTCATACAATAATTGATAAAAAGATCTCAGACAAGGCAGTAAATATTACAATGTGGGGAATTTACGCATTTACATTCGGATTGTTTGGTTTGAATATTGCACTATCATATATGAAATCAGGCTGGTTTACAATCTAA
- a CDS encoding PP-loop domain-containing protein, giving the protein MKCDRCENQAAYTRKYSGEKLCSNCFSNSILRKTAKTISKYNMIQNNELVAVAVSGGKDSLALLNVINQMKSTHNFRIKAITIDEGIPGYRNEALEIVQEFCAKLNVEHKVFSYKELFDLTLDEALNLRGNEKTSSCSICGTLRRRAIDHAANDIGADVIATGHNLDDTLQTFVINMLSGDTNKIGWMDPDTSDNTLRKIKPFCEIYESEIVFYAFTNNIPFQTEPCPHMNEGIRTEIREFLNSLEGKHSGIKNNLYQSIIKVSQIVKDTNYKQKSICVKCGNECTGKICSVCNLVLRLKENQT; this is encoded by the coding sequence ATGAAATGCGATAGATGTGAAAACCAAGCAGCATATACACGCAAATATTCCGGGGAAAAATTATGCTCTAACTGTTTTTCAAATTCAATTCTAAGAAAAACTGCAAAAACCATTTCAAAATATAATATGATTCAAAATAATGAATTAGTAGCTGTTGCAGTGTCAGGCGGTAAAGACTCACTTGCTTTGCTTAATGTTATTAATCAAATGAAGTCCACACATAATTTCAGAATTAAAGCAATAACAATTGACGAGGGAATTCCGGGATATAGAAATGAGGCATTGGAAATAGTACAAGAATTTTGTGCAAAATTAAATGTAGAACACAAGGTTTTCTCTTACAAAGAATTATTTGATTTAACATTAGACGAAGCATTGAATTTGAGAGGAAATGAAAAAACATCTTCGTGTTCCATATGTGGAACTTTAAGAAGACGTGCAATTGATCATGCAGCAAACGATATTGGTGCAGATGTAATTGCCACAGGACATAATTTAGATGATACATTACAGACATTTGTAATAAACATGTTATCAGGCGATACTAACAAGATTGGTTGGATGGATCCTGATACGTCAGATAATACTTTAAGAAAGATAAAACCATTTTGTGAGATTTATGAATCAGAAATTGTATTTTATGCATTTACAAACAACATTCCATTTCAAACAGAACCTTGTCCACACATGAATGAGGGAATAAGAACAGAAATTCGGGAATTTCTAAATTCATTAGAAGGCAAACATAGTGGCATTAAAAACAATCTCTATCAATCAATAATCAAAGTTTCTCAAATTGTAAAGGATACTAACTACAAACAAAAGTCAATTTGTGTAAAATGTGGAAATGAGTGTACTGGAAAGATCTGTTCTGTTTGTAATTTGGTTTTAAGACTAAAAGAAAATCAAACCTAA
- a CDS encoding chaperone protein DnaK: MAKIIGIDLGTSNSAAAVVMGGKPTIIPAAEGATVGGKAFPSVVAFTKTGELLVGEPARRQAVTNPDSTIAAAKRKMGSDYIFKIQDKNYKPQQISAFILQKIKKDAEAFIGEPVDKAVITVPAYFDDNQRQATKDAGTIAGLDVVRIINEPTAASLAFGLDKTKQDMKILVFDFGGGTLDVTIMEMGGGVFEVMSTSGDTQLGGTDMDKVVINYILDEFKKKEGIDLSKDSTAMARIREAAEKAKIELSTIMETDINLPFISHDPSSGAKNLELRLTRAKLDELIRPIIERCKPSIEKALEDAKISKSDVSKIVMVGGPTRIPLVKKFVGEVLGKEPESGIDPMEAVAMGAAIQAGIIAGDVTSDIVLLDVTPLTLGIETLGGVREPLIERNTTIPTSKSKVFTTAADNQTAVTIHVVQGERPMASDNVSLGSFNLTDLPPAPRGVPQIEVKFDIDANGIINVAAKDLGTKKEAKITITSNSKLSKEEIEKLKQDAEKFSDEDKKKKEKIDLRNEAESFIYTVEKLVNHELKDKISQEQGIKVTDAVKEVKESLDKEIDVLKPKLDTLKSLVNEITTELYKNAASQSNSDQQNTGQGGPQDDSNSQQNSESSTVDETKN, from the coding sequence ATGGCTAAAATAATAGGAATAGATTTAGGAACAAGCAATTCTGCTGCGGCAGTAGTAATGGGTGGAAAACCTACTATTATCCCTGCTGCAGAGGGTGCTACAGTGGGTGGAAAAGCATTTCCCTCTGTTGTAGCGTTTACTAAAACTGGCGAATTGTTGGTGGGTGAACCTGCCAGAAGACAGGCAGTAACTAATCCTGATAGCACTATTGCTGCTGCAAAACGAAAAATGGGTTCTGATTATATTTTCAAAATACAAGACAAAAACTACAAACCTCAACAAATCTCAGCGTTTATCCTTCAAAAAATAAAAAAAGATGCAGAAGCTTTCATAGGAGAGCCAGTTGATAAGGCCGTAATTACAGTACCAGCATATTTTGATGATAATCAACGTCAAGCAACTAAAGATGCCGGTACTATAGCAGGTCTTGATGTTGTAAGAATAATAAACGAACCAACAGCTGCTTCCTTAGCATTTGGATTAGATAAAACAAAACAAGACATGAAAATTCTTGTATTTGATTTTGGTGGTGGAACACTTGATGTCACAATAATGGAAATGGGTGGCGGTGTCTTTGAAGTAATGAGTACTTCTGGTGATACTCAGTTAGGTGGAACAGATATGGATAAAGTTGTAATTAATTACATTCTAGATGAATTCAAGAAAAAAGAGGGAATCGATCTTTCTAAAGACAGTACTGCAATGGCCAGAATTAGAGAGGCTGCAGAAAAAGCAAAGATTGAACTTTCCACAATTATGGAAACTGACATTAATCTTCCTTTCATATCTCATGATCCTTCATCAGGTGCGAAAAATCTTGAACTAAGATTAACAAGAGCAAAACTCGATGAATTAATTCGACCTATTATTGAAAGATGTAAACCTTCTATAGAAAAAGCTCTGGAAGATGCCAAGATTTCAAAATCAGATGTTAGCAAAATTGTGATGGTTGGCGGTCCAACAAGAATTCCACTGGTGAAAAAATTTGTCGGTGAAGTTCTTGGCAAAGAACCTGAATCTGGAATAGATCCAATGGAAGCAGTAGCAATGGGTGCTGCAATTCAAGCAGGAATCATTGCTGGTGATGTAACTAGTGATATTGTATTGCTTGATGTGACTCCGTTAACATTAGGAATTGAGACTTTAGGTGGAGTTAGAGAACCATTGATTGAACGAAATACAACGATACCTACATCAAAAAGTAAAGTTTTCACCACTGCAGCTGATAATCAAACAGCAGTTACAATCCATGTAGTGCAAGGAGAAAGACCTATGGCATCTGATAATGTTTCATTGGGAAGTTTTAATCTTACAGACTTACCTCCAGCCCCTAGAGGGGTTCCACAAATTGAGGTAAAATTTGACATTGATGCAAACGGAATAATTAATGTTGCTGCAAAAGATCTTGGCACAAAAAAAGAAGCAAAAATTACCATTACATCTAACTCAAAATTATCAAAAGAAGAAATTGAGAAATTAAAACAAGACGCTGAAAAATTCTCCGATGAAGATAAAAAGAAAAAAGAAAAAATTGATCTAAGAAATGAGGCTGAAAGTTTTATTTACACTGTTGAAAAACTTGTCAACCATGAACTTAAAGACAAAATCTCACAAGAGCAGGGAATCAAAGTTACTGATGCTGTTAAAGAAGTAAAAGAATCTCTTGATAAAGAAATTGATGTTCTTAAGCCAAAACTTGATACCTTAAAATCACTTGTTAATGAAATTACTACAGAACTTTACAAAAATGCCGCATCTCAATCTAATTCAGACCAACAAAACACTGGCCAAGGCGGTCCTCAAGATGACAGTAATTCACAACAAAACTCTGAATCATCTACTGTAGATGAAACTAAAAATTAA
- a CDS encoding 50S ribosomal protein L2P: MGKRPLVRRRGRGGFQFRSTSTGKVGSKAKYPRFSLSEQHEGLIIDLVHERGREAPLAKVRFEDGSVSFMPAVLGTKVGETLQFGLKSKIEKGNVISVQNIPDGTIVCNVEKHFGDGGAIVKSAGTNATVFSHGEEGVTLKLPSGKFTTLNPKNRAMIGTLAGGGASERFFMSAGNKWRSFRAKGKKFPIVRGVAQAAYVHPHGGGRHQHVGQSSTVSRNAPPGAKVGSIAARKTGRARIKERK, from the coding sequence TTGGGTAAGAGACCATTAGTAAGAAGACGTGGCCGTGGAGGATTTCAGTTTAGATCTACTTCTACTGGCAAAGTAGGCAGTAAAGCCAAATATCCACGATTTTCATTGTCTGAGCAACATGAGGGTCTGATAATAGATCTAGTTCATGAACGTGGGAGAGAAGCTCCTCTAGCTAAAGTAAGATTTGAAGATGGCTCGGTTTCTTTCATGCCTGCAGTTCTTGGTACTAAAGTCGGTGAAACTTTACAATTTGGATTAAAATCAAAAATTGAAAAGGGTAATGTAATTAGCGTTCAAAACATCCCTGATGGAACCATCGTATGTAATGTTGAAAAACATTTTGGTGATGGTGGTGCTATAGTAAAATCAGCAGGAACTAATGCTACAGTATTCTCACATGGTGAAGAGGGTGTTACATTAAAACTCCCATCAGGTAAATTTACTACACTTAACCCAAAAAACAGAGCGATGATTGGGACTCTTGCAGGAGGTGGAGCTAGCGAACGATTCTTTATGAGTGCAGGTAACAAATGGCGAAGCTTTAGAGCTAAAGGAAAGAAGTTTCCTATTGTCAGAGGTGTAGCACAAGCAGCTTATGTTCACCCACACGGTGGTGGAAGACATCAACACGTTGGCCAAAGTTCTACTGTGTCTAGAAATGCACCACCTGGTGCTAAAGTAGGTAGCATTGCAGCTAGAAAAACTGGTCGAGCTAGGATTAAAGAAAGAAAGTAG
- a CDS encoding hypothetical protein (hypothetical protein CENSYa_1963): protein MEFREIYCSNCKKVLGDYNIKFYSEDKIGEIINTYHVSHIRSGHQVTVRKMIKKA from the coding sequence ATGGAATTCAGAGAAATTTACTGTAGTAATTGCAAAAAAGTTTTAGGAGATTATAACATTAAATTTTACAGTGAAGACAAAATTGGTGAGATTATCAACACTTATCATGTTTCTCATATACGAAGTGGCCATCAAGTTACGGTGAGAAAAATGATCAAAAAAGCATAA